Within Burkholderia diffusa, the genomic segment TCGATCGGCAAACGCACGCCGGCCATGTCGGCGAGCGTCGTCGTGTTGCCGGCCGCGACCACCGCGACCTTCTTCGCCTTGATGAAACCCTTCACCGTGTCGACGCCGACCACAGCGCCGCCCTCGCGGCGAATGCCCGTTACCTGACAGTTCTGGATGATGTCGACGCCGGCGCGATCGGCGCCGCGGGCGAAGCCCCAGGCCACCGCGTCATGACGCGCGACGCCCGCACGGCGCTGGATCGAGGCGCCGAGCACCGGGTAGCGGCTGTTCAGGTTGATCGTCGGCTCGATTTCCTTGATCTGCGCAGGCGTCAGGAATTCGGCGTCGACGCCGTTCAGGCGGTTCGCGTTCACGCGCCGCTCGGTGTCGCGCACGTCCTGCAGCGTGTGCGCGAGGTTCATCACGCCGCGCTGGCTGAACATCACGTTGTAGTTGAGGTCCTGCGACAGCCCTTCCCACAGCTTCATCGCCTTCTCGTACAGCGCGGCCGATTCGTCCCACAGGTAGTTCGAGCGCACGATCGTCGTGTTGCGCGCGGTGTTGCCGCCGCCGATCCAGCCCTTCTCGAGGATCGCGACGTTCGTGATGCCGTGCTCCTTCGCAAGGTAGTACGCGGTCGCGAGGCCGTGGCCGCCGCCGCCGACGATCACGACGTCGTATTCCTTCTTCGGTTCCGGGCTCTTCCACTGCTTTTCCCAGTTCTCGTGATACGAGAGGCCGTTGCGGAACAGGCTGAATATCGAGTAGCGGCTCATGTTAGTGATCCTTCGTTAGCATTCGATGACGTTCACGGCGAGACCGCCGCGCGACGTTTCCTTGTATTTCGTCTTCATGTCGGCACCCGTCTCGCGCATCGTCTTGATCACCGAATCGAGCGATACGTAGTGCTGGCCGTTACCCTTGAGCGCCATCCGCGATGCGTTCAGCGCCTTGATCGCGCCCATCGCGTTGCGTTCGATGCACGGAATCTGCACGAGCCCGCCGACCGGGTCGCACGTCATGCCGAGGTTGTGCTCCATCCCGATCTCGGCGGCGTTCTCGACCTGGTCGGGCGTGCCGCCCATCACTGCGGCGAGCGCGGCCGCGGCCATCGAGCATGCGACGCCCACTTCGCCCTGGCAGCCGACTTCCGCGCCCGAGATCGATGCCGTTTCCTTGTAGATGATCCCGATCGCCGCGGCCGTCAGCAGGAATTCGACGATGCCGGCTTCGTTCGAGCCCGGCACGAATTTCACGTAGTAGTGCAGCACGGCGGGGATCACGCCAGCCGCGCCGTTCGTGGGCGCGGTGACGACCCGGCCGCCCGCCGCGTTCTCCTCGTTGACGGCCATCGCATACAGGTTGACCCAGTCGAGCATCGACAGCGGATCGCGCAGCGACTCCTCCGAACGCGCACGCAGGCGCCCGTTCAGTTCGGCCGCGCGGCGCTTCACGCGCATCGGGCCCGGCAGGTCGCCCTCGACCTTGCAGCCGCGCTCGACACATGCGGCCATCGTGCGCCAGATCGTCAGCAGCCCGGCGCGCACCTCGTCTTCGGAACGCAGCGCGCATTCGTTGCGCAGCATCACTTCGGCGATCGACAGCCCGTGTTCGCGGCACTGGCGCATCAGGTCGTCGCCCGTGCGGAACGGATACGGCACTTCGGCCGCCGCGCGCACGCCGTTCACGCGATCGCCGTCGCGATTCACGACGAAGCCGCCGCCGATCGAGTAATACTCCTTCTCGACGAGCAACTGGCCGTGCTCGTCGAACGCCTGGAAGCGCATCCCGTTCGGATGCACGATGCTGGTGCCGCTCATCAGCTTGCGGTAGAAGCCGATGTTTTCCTTCTCGTCGAAGCGAATCGTCTGCTTGCCGAGCAGCGCCAGCGACTTCTCCGCGCGGATCGCCGCGAGCCGGGGCTCGATCAGGTCGGGATCGATCGTGTCGGGCAAATGGCCTTCGAGGCCGAGCAGGACCGCCTTGTCGGTACCGTGGCCCTTGCCCGTTGCACCGAGCGAGCCGTATAGTTCGACCCGCACGCGGCGCACGAAGCCGAGCAGGTTCGCGTCCTCGATGTGCGACGCGAAGCGGCACGCGGCGATCATCGGGCCGACCGTATGCGAGCTGGACGGGCCGATTCCGATCTTGAACAGGTCGAACGCGCTGACGTTCATCTGGCTTCCTCAGGGTGGGCGTACGTGAAATGTCGTTGGCGTCAGTACATCAAAGCGTAAAATTGGCCGATAGAACAAAAACGGCATCGGCGTGGGACACTGCCGCCAAGCCCCGCGCAAGACGGTCGGAAAGTGCGTTTTGACGATGATCGGCGACGAAAAACCACAAGTCGGCAGCCAGCCGTGGCAGCAGAGTGAGTGAAACGAGTGAGACCCGCCTTCCCGGCGTGACGAGATTGACCGCGATGACACCCGACGTACCCGCTTCCCCCCTCGCCGAACCCGCGCCGCGGCGCATCCGTTTCGGCATCGTGCTGCTGCCGAACTTCACGCTCACGGCCTTCTCGGGTTTCGTCGACATGCTGCGGCTGTCGGCCGACGACGGCGACTACAGCAAGCCGGTGCGCTGCGCGTGGAGC encodes:
- a CDS encoding sarcosine oxidase subunit beta family protein → MSRYSIFSLFRNGLSYHENWEKQWKSPEPKKEYDVVIVGGGGHGLATAYYLAKEHGITNVAILEKGWIGGGNTARNTTIVRSNYLWDESAALYEKAMKLWEGLSQDLNYNVMFSQRGVMNLAHTLQDVRDTERRVNANRLNGVDAEFLTPAQIKEIEPTINLNSRYPVLGASIQRRAGVARHDAVAWGFARGADRAGVDIIQNCQVTGIRREGGAVVGVDTVKGFIKAKKVAVVAAGNTTTLADMAGVRLPIESHPLQALVSEPIKPVVNSVIMSNAVHAYISQSDKGDLVIGAGIDQYTGFGQRGSFHIIEGTLQAIVEMFPVFSRVRMNRQWGGIVDVSPDACPIISKTDVKGLYFNCGWGTGGFKATPGSGWVFAHTIARDEPHPLNAPFALDRFYTGHLIDEHGAAAVAH
- a CDS encoding L-serine ammonia-lyase, with amino-acid sequence MNVSAFDLFKIGIGPSSSHTVGPMIAACRFASHIEDANLLGFVRRVRVELYGSLGATGKGHGTDKAVLLGLEGHLPDTIDPDLIEPRLAAIRAEKSLALLGKQTIRFDEKENIGFYRKLMSGTSIVHPNGMRFQAFDEHGQLLVEKEYYSIGGGFVVNRDGDRVNGVRAAAEVPYPFRTGDDLMRQCREHGLSIAEVMLRNECALRSEDEVRAGLLTIWRTMAACVERGCKVEGDLPGPMRVKRRAAELNGRLRARSEESLRDPLSMLDWVNLYAMAVNEENAAGGRVVTAPTNGAAGVIPAVLHYYVKFVPGSNEAGIVEFLLTAAAIGIIYKETASISGAEVGCQGEVGVACSMAAAALAAVMGGTPDQVENAAEIGMEHNLGMTCDPVGGLVQIPCIERNAMGAIKALNASRMALKGNGQHYVSLDSVIKTMRETGADMKTKYKETSRGGLAVNVIEC